In Gimesia benthica, a single window of DNA contains:
- a CDS encoding glycosyltransferase family 39 protein produces the protein MIPTEKPYIVGNNCETTSARPVTESLLPTLSEPESNQTTSRSSHWCRWALAGIVILFLIWRVPLVLREAGGQDEEWFAIPGWTILETGIPHVPYAPQRQTGSAFYQADEALFALPPLYFYVSAPLYAVLPPTYSTTRLVSITAGVGILILMYLLAIRIFKDPLAGLIAAGLFSLSRLLYFPAVISRPDMLCCLWGLLAILMMYRWHASARRYRDLGLVGLLLGLGMLTHPFALVYCIQLGCWALLVNGTWQQRLLRGTVITGCALAVFALWLPLILAYPEPFRYQFFTNVLDRSGPGLVSRLLFPWPYFATQFQLLREHAGTIQLSLMAAGLVIGTLLAWRSRDHRQRILLLLTWSSIYLLIACQGHHPTKGYWSYPGLLLFLCLGWGLSRLATLLWNRSVVWRLPVLIGAACLVLAMLPGSGIRTWRAHIANWSNVNYNAPRFISRIIQELPADARYTVDRAYVFNFAAAGRQTLLGDNREFAFDARPFPYDYLIVSHDMQDRGLSKEFKGRLVGTWGDPDDPFSCFVEVYVPEDSPVQSLDQTSQK, from the coding sequence TTGATCCCGACTGAAAAACCGTATATCGTCGGTAACAACTGTGAAACGACATCCGCGCGTCCCGTCACCGAAAGCCTGCTGCCGACCTTGTCCGAACCCGAATCGAATCAGACCACCTCTCGCTCCAGTCACTGGTGTCGCTGGGCCCTCGCCGGGATTGTCATCCTCTTTCTGATCTGGCGGGTCCCCCTCGTACTCCGCGAGGCAGGGGGGCAGGATGAAGAATGGTTCGCCATTCCCGGCTGGACGATTCTCGAGACAGGCATACCCCACGTCCCGTATGCCCCGCAACGACAGACCGGCAGTGCCTTCTATCAGGCTGACGAAGCGCTCTTCGCACTTCCGCCACTTTACTTTTATGTCTCCGCACCGCTGTACGCCGTCCTGCCTCCGACTTACAGCACGACGCGGCTCGTCTCCATCACGGCTGGGGTCGGAATCCTGATTCTGATGTACCTGCTCGCCATTCGTATATTCAAAGACCCGCTCGCTGGACTGATCGCCGCGGGTCTCTTCAGCCTCTCCCGGCTCCTTTATTTCCCGGCTGTTATCTCCCGTCCCGACATGCTCTGCTGCCTCTGGGGACTGCTGGCAATCCTGATGATGTACCGCTGGCATGCCAGCGCACGACGCTACCGCGACCTGGGCCTCGTCGGCCTCCTGCTGGGACTGGGCATGCTCACGCATCCCTTTGCGCTGGTCTACTGCATTCAGCTCGGCTGCTGGGCACTGCTCGTCAACGGGACCTGGCAACAACGCCTGTTGCGGGGCACCGTGATCACCGGTTGCGCCCTGGCGGTCTTCGCCTTATGGCTCCCTCTGATTCTGGCTTACCCCGAACCCTTCCGCTATCAGTTTTTCACCAACGTGCTTGACCGCTCCGGTCCGGGACTCGTCTCCCGTCTTCTGTTTCCCTGGCCTTACTTCGCCACGCAGTTTCAGTTGCTCCGCGAACACGCGGGCACGATTCAGCTCTCACTCATGGCCGCAGGATTAGTCATCGGCACTCTCCTGGCCTGGCGCTCCCGGGACCATCGTCAGCGCATCCTGCTGCTGCTTACCTGGTCCTCTATTTACCTGCTCATTGCCTGCCAGGGACACCACCCGACCAAAGGCTACTGGTCGTATCCCGGCTTGCTCCTGTTCCTCTGCCTGGGCTGGGGGCTGAGCCGCCTCGCTACGCTACTCTGGAACCGCAGTGTCGTCTGGCGTCTTCCGGTACTAATCGGTGCAGCCTGTCTTGTGCTGGCAATGCTTCCCGGCTCAGGAATCCGCACATGGCGCGCTCACATTGCGAACTGGTCGAATGTGAATTACAATGCACCTCGATTTATCAGTCGGATCATTCAGGAGTTACCTGCAGACGCCCGTTATACGGTCGATCGCGCCTATGTCTTCAACTTTGCAGCCGCGGGACGTCAGACGCTCCTCGGGGACAACCGCGAATTCGCCTTTGATGCACGTCCTTTTCCCTACGATTACCTAATTGTCAGCCATGACATGCAGGACAGGGGGTTAAGTAAAGAGTTCAAAGGGCGTCTCGTGGGAACCTGGGGAGATC